The DNA sequence CAACAAGCTAATATGACGCAGGCTCATCTCAAAGCGGTAGCTTGTAAACAGAGGCCACCTTTGTTTCGGAAAACACATCCGGTATTACCCCCGGTTTCCCGGGGCTATCCCAGTCTTTGAGGTAGATACCTACGCGTTACTCACCCGTTCGCCACTGTACTCTTCCCCGCAAGCGGGGAATTTCTCGTTCGACTTGCATGCCTAATCCACGCCGTCAGCGTTCGTCCTGAGCCAGGATCAAACTCTCCATTATTTGTATTTTTAATTTACTTTTTTTGCGTAACTAATTGCTTAGTTTGCTGCGAATATGTATACACCCTATGTGTTTTTTAAAGAACGTGTTGCAGAGTTCATGACATGACATTTTTCGTGTCAAGCATTTCGTAAAAAAAATGTAATTATTTTTTCATAGCTGTCAATAAGAAAAATTATGCTTCTTTCAAAGCACTGCGATTACGCTATTTTCTCTCTGCCGCCAATATATTTTTTCAGTACTTCAGGGACAATTATCTCACCCTGTTTTGTTTGATTATTTTCTAAAAGAGCAATCATTGTTCGGGGGGTTGCAACGCCTGAACCGTTCAATGTATGTACATAATGTACTTTTCCATCTTCAGTGGAACGGAACCGAATTTGCGCACGCCTCGCCTGGAAGTCAATAAAATTTGAACAAGAACTCACTTCAAGGTATTTTTGAGCACCGACAGACCACACTTCGATGTCATAACATTTATATGCTGCAAAACTCAGATCACCACTGCACAACTGCATAACACGATAGGGAAGACCAAGACTCTGAAGTACAGCTTCGGCATTCGATAGTATTTCCTGAAGTGCTCGTTCTGAATCCTCGGGCTTTACAAATTGAACAAGCTCAACTTTATTGAACTGATGTACCCGCTGTAATCCCTTGGTATCTTTACCATAAGAACCCGCTTCCCGCCTAAAACAGGGGGTATATGTCGTATATTTTATCGGTAGTTTATCTTCATGCAATATCTCATCCTGGTGTAGATTAGTAACCGGCACTTCACCGGTTGGGATTAAAAACAGATCATCCTCATCGATGTGATACATATCATTTTCCAACTTGGGAAGCTGCCCGGTTCCTGTCATGGTTTTCCTGTTTGCAATAAAAGGTGGAAAAACTTCTGTGTATCCATTCACGCCAGTCTGGAAATCGAGCATATAATTAATAAGTGCTCTTTCTAACTTTGCACCGACTCCGACATAGCAGGGAAAACCACTTCCGGTGATCTTTGCAGCACGCTGAAAATCGAATAATCCCAATTTCTCACCAAGCTGAAGATGGTCAAGCGGTTGAAAATCAAAAACTGGTTTCTCACCCCATTCGCGGATAAGCTTATTGTCAGAATCATCATGCCCGATCGGAACCGATTCATCAAAAATATTCGGTACGGTCAATAACTCATTATTGAGCTTCTCTTCAACCGTTTTGATATTCTGCTGCAGCTCTTTCGTTTCATCGGCAACCTTCTTCATGTCTGAAATGAGTTGGTCAGCGTTCAAACCATTTTTCTTTGCCTGAGCAATCTCTTTTGAAACAGCATTCTGAAGTTTACGTTTCTCTTCAAATTCATATAAGAGCGATTTATGTTTCTGGTCCAGGTCGAGTATTGCATCGATATCTGCTTTTTCACCTTTATTTTTGATACACTGGCGAACAAAATCAGGATCACTCCGGATCAACTTTATATCTAACATCTTATTCTATTTCCTTTGAGCAACCTTCTCGGCTCTTTTGACAATTTCAATATAATCTTTGATCTTCAGGCTGGCACCGCCAATGAGTGCACCGTCGATATCCGGCTTTTCAAGAAGACCTTCGCAATTTTCAACTTTCACGCTCCCGCCATACAGTATTCGCATCTTATCGGCAATCTGTGCGTCAAAATGTTCTTCAAGCCAACCTCGAATGAAAGCATGAGCTTCCTGCGCGATCTCAGGTGTTGCTGTTTTACCCGTTCCGATTGCCCAGACCGGTTCGTAAGCGATCACAATATTTTTCATATCAGAAAATTCAACATCCTCTAATCCACGCGTAAGCTGTGTGTCCAGAATCTGATCGGTCATTCCCTGTTCTCTCTCATCTTCCTTCTCGCCAATACAGAACACGATCTGCTTTTTTTGCTCGAGAAGTGCCAAGATTTTTAGATTGGTCTCTTCATCGGTCTCATGGAAAATATGACGACGTTCAGAATGACCAACCAGTGCATACTCACATCCGATCGAGGTAAGCATTGGAGCTGATATTTCGCCGGTATAAGCCCCAAAATCCTTGAAATATATATTCTGCACACCAATATCTATCTGGCTCTTATGCGTTTTTTCCAGAACAGTCATCGTATAAAGACTCGGTGGAAAGATCAAAAGCTGGTTTTTATGCTTGAAATCTTTCTCCCATGCAGTGAGTTCATCGAAAAATACGAGTGTCTCATCGAGGGTTTTGTACATTTTCCAATTTCCGGAGATGATCATCTTGCGCATAGTTTTCCTCTTTTTCACGCGTTGTGAATTATCTTAAATGTATTATTATATAATTAGATATATATTATTAAAATATATTATTTCTGTTTTTCTATATAATCTATTTCTTCTTTGGCGAATTTGCCGAGTTGCGGATCATTCACAATAAGCTTGAACTGAGCAATTGCTTTGTCCCACTGTTCCTCTTCACGATAGATCTTGCCCATATAATAATGCGCTTGGGGATTATTCTGATCGATACTCAGCACATCTTGAAGATACTGCTTGGATTGGGCATATTCACCCTGGTCGTAATAGAGATGCCCAACCGTGAACGCAATGTCTTTATCGCTCTTCAAAGCAAGAGAATTCTCAAATGCAAGGATCGCCTTATCGATCTGTCCCATATTCTGATAGAAGATACCGAGGTTCTTATACACTTTTCTCAGGATATAATCAGCCGGTTCTGTTGCGATATAGTCTTCATATGCCTTGATCGCATTCTCGGTCTCCCCTGTCTTATGATAGAAAAGAGCGATCTTTTCGAGATACTCGACTTTTTTCGGATTCAGATTAAAGGCATCGGTATAATAGATAATTGCATTGGGAAGGTCGTTGTCTTCTTCATAGATCGAAGCGATCTTCTTGCTGATCTTATATTCATCATAGTCCTTATCATACTCGACAAGAACAGTCAGCGCTTGGTCTTTCTGTCCCATGGCTTCATAGATCGAGCAGAGAGAAATAGCGATCTGGTAATTATCCGGTTCATAATCCTGACGCAGTTTGTAATACTCGATCGCCTTAGGATATTGTTTGGTTGTATAATACATCACAGAGAGATTTTTGTATAGTTCTCGGATGCGGTCTGTTTTGGGGTTTGCTTCAGTATCGATT is a window from the Candidatus Cloacimonadota bacterium genome containing:
- the serS gene encoding serine--tRNA ligase; the protein is MLDIKLIRSDPDFVRQCIKNKGEKADIDAILDLDQKHKSLLYEFEEKRKLQNAVSKEIAQAKKNGLNADQLISDMKKVADETKELQQNIKTVEEKLNNELLTVPNIFDESVPIGHDDSDNKLIREWGEKPVFDFQPLDHLQLGEKLGLFDFQRAAKITGSGFPCYVGVGAKLERALINYMLDFQTGVNGYTEVFPPFIANRKTMTGTGQLPKLENDMYHIDEDDLFLIPTGEVPVTNLHQDEILHEDKLPIKYTTYTPCFRREAGSYGKDTKGLQRVHQFNKVELVQFVKPEDSERALQEILSNAEAVLQSLGLPYRVMQLCSGDLSFAAYKCYDIEVWSVGAQKYLEVSSCSNFIDFQARRAQIRFRSTEDGKVHYVHTLNGSGVATPRTMIALLENNQTKQGEIIVPEVLKKYIGGREKIA
- a CDS encoding tetratricopeptide repeat protein; translation: MFRKLLIIALITCAVPAVLFAQMTDRDIQQIEYDAGTAYNEGVELYSQKDYQGAIDKFVASLELYKKIDTEANPKTDRIRELYKNLSVMYYTTKQYPKAIEYYKLRQDYEPDNYQIAISLCSIYEAMGQKDQALTVLVEYDKDYDEYKISKKIASIYEEDNDLPNAIIYYTDAFNLNPKKVEYLEKIALFYHKTGETENAIKAYEDYIATEPADYILRKVYKNLGIFYQNMGQIDKAILAFENSLALKSDKDIAFTVGHLYYDQGEYAQSKQYLQDVLSIDQNNPQAHYYMGKIYREEEQWDKAIAQFKLIVNDPQLGKFAKEEIDYIEKQK
- a CDS encoding triose-phosphate isomerase — protein: MRKMIISGNWKMYKTLDETLVFFDELTAWEKDFKHKNQLLIFPPSLYTMTVLEKTHKSQIDIGVQNIYFKDFGAYTGEISAPMLTSIGCEYALVGHSERRHIFHETDEETNLKILALLEQKKQIVFCIGEKEDEREQGMTDQILDTQLTRGLEDVEFSDMKNIVIAYEPVWAIGTGKTATPEIAQEAHAFIRGWLEEHFDAQIADKMRILYGGSVKVENCEGLLEKPDIDGALIGGASLKIKDYIEIVKRAEKVAQRK